Proteins encoded in a region of the Isoalcanivorax pacificus W11-5 genome:
- a CDS encoding PAS domain-containing hybrid sensor histidine kinase/response regulator: protein MFSLLQLGGLALLYVLVLFVIAWWGDRAARRGSKLVNNPWTYSFGLGVYCTSWTFFGAVGEAANRGWSYLPIYLGPILLVGLGGTVLLKLITLGKQQRITSIADFIAARYGKSQRLAMLITLIAVIGVLPYIALQLKAVTLAFDVLAPGTAELDGMADSALVVAMLMAAFTLLFGTRHLDATEHQSGLMLAVAFESFIKLVAYIAVGVFCLFYVFEGPLGFFTDETVASLAGDLFAIGWPEQDFIAQMLLAMAAIVCLPRQFHAAVVENNDLRHLRTARWVLPAYLAIFAVLVMPIALAGLIRQPQFAAYADVYVLTLPMMEGPGWLTLLVFIGGIAAATGMVIVSTIAVAIMVTNEVLLPLWLRRRVNLRDDLEELGSNVRSLRRLAIVLILLLAFLFHQLMVDYVRLTSIGLLSFAAVAQFAPALFGGLYWRGGQVRGAASGLVVGIVVWAFCLLLPAIADPQWVAMLNREGLLGFGVLRPQQLFGLQGLTPLAHGVIWSLSLNTLAYIWFSRRARPSALDQSQATLFVDMPLDWWRDAGTSGLVSQGELLDLAGRCLGAYRAEVLFREHADKQQFFWQPELPAPLHLVRFTERLLAGAMGASSARILLGTLLTKQEADRHEVARIMDEASQLIQFNHQLLRTTIETISQGICVVDRDLNIVAWNRAYERLFDYPEGLIRLGRPIADVYRYNAQRGFYGEGDLHEQVGRRVTLLREGSAHNFERVLPNGTVVEVSGMPMPGGGFVSTFLDITARKRDEWVLREINENLEQIVADRTRRLSEVNERLQHAIAEAQRANQGKTLFLAAAGHDLMQPLNAAHLFCSSLQQRMQADTLDDVPRAREMVANISGALEAAEGLISDLLDISRLDTGAMPVDERPLPLKRLLANLAGEFSVLAESRNLVLHWVPCDALVFTDEKLLRRVLQNLLANAVRYTREGRILLGCRRLPGAVRIEVWDTGSGIDPAEQKEIFREFRRLPNSEQHGNGLGLGLAIAERICKLLRFELSVRSWPGQGTVFSVTMPLADAQTVRPVETPPPSFAPRRLDGMRLLCVDNDSTILAGIAALLGDWGCDVLCARSLAEAEALLADGTVPDMLLVDYQLDDEDGFDVVTALDARWDDAVPAVLMTANHDPRVRQRAQDQGLGFLQKPVDAQALYNALTGL from the coding sequence GTGTTCTCACTGTTACAGCTTGGCGGCCTGGCGCTGCTGTATGTGCTGGTGTTGTTCGTGATCGCCTGGTGGGGGGACCGCGCGGCGCGGCGCGGCTCGAAGCTGGTCAACAACCCCTGGACCTACAGCTTCGGCCTGGGGGTCTACTGCACGTCCTGGACCTTCTTCGGTGCGGTAGGCGAGGCCGCCAACCGGGGCTGGAGCTACCTGCCCATTTATCTCGGCCCGATCCTGCTGGTCGGGCTCGGTGGCACCGTGTTGCTGAAACTGATCACGCTCGGCAAGCAACAGCGCATCACCTCCATCGCCGACTTCATCGCGGCCCGCTACGGCAAATCACAACGGCTGGCAATGCTGATCACCCTGATCGCGGTGATTGGCGTGTTGCCCTACATCGCACTGCAACTGAAAGCCGTCACGCTGGCCTTCGATGTGCTGGCGCCGGGCACGGCGGAGCTGGACGGCATGGCCGACAGCGCGCTGGTGGTGGCGATGCTGATGGCCGCCTTCACGCTGTTGTTCGGCACCCGTCATCTGGATGCCACCGAACACCAGTCCGGGCTGATGCTGGCGGTGGCCTTTGAGTCGTTCATCAAGCTGGTGGCCTATATCGCGGTCGGCGTGTTCTGTCTGTTCTATGTGTTCGAGGGGCCGCTGGGTTTCTTCACCGACGAGACCGTGGCCTCCCTCGCCGGAGACCTGTTTGCCATCGGCTGGCCTGAACAGGATTTCATCGCGCAGATGCTGCTGGCGATGGCCGCGATTGTCTGCCTGCCGCGCCAGTTCCACGCGGCGGTGGTGGAGAATAACGATCTGCGACACCTGCGCACGGCGCGCTGGGTGCTGCCGGCCTATCTTGCCATCTTTGCTGTGCTGGTGATGCCGATTGCACTGGCCGGCCTGATCCGCCAGCCGCAGTTTGCCGCCTATGCCGACGTCTATGTGCTAACCCTGCCGATGATGGAAGGGCCGGGCTGGCTGACGCTGCTGGTGTTCATTGGCGGCATCGCGGCCGCGACCGGCATGGTGATTGTGTCCACCATCGCCGTGGCAATCATGGTCACCAACGAAGTGCTGTTGCCACTGTGGCTGCGCCGCCGCGTGAACCTGCGCGATGACCTGGAAGAGCTTGGCAGCAATGTGCGCAGCCTGCGTCGGCTGGCGATTGTGCTGATCCTGCTGCTGGCGTTCCTGTTCCATCAGCTGATGGTGGATTACGTGCGCCTGACCAGCATCGGGTTGTTGTCATTCGCGGCGGTGGCGCAGTTCGCCCCGGCGCTGTTCGGCGGCCTGTACTGGCGTGGCGGGCAGGTGCGCGGTGCGGCGAGCGGGCTGGTGGTGGGCATCGTGGTGTGGGCATTCTGTCTGTTGCTGCCGGCCATTGCGGACCCGCAATGGGTGGCGATGCTGAACAGGGAAGGGCTGCTCGGGTTCGGCGTGCTGCGGCCGCAGCAATTGTTCGGCCTGCAAGGGCTGACACCGCTGGCGCACGGGGTGATCTGGAGCCTGTCGCTGAACACCCTGGCCTACATCTGGTTCTCGCGCCGTGCGCGGCCCTCGGCGCTGGACCAGTCACAGGCGACGCTGTTCGTCGACATGCCGCTGGACTGGTGGCGTGATGCCGGCACCTCCGGGCTGGTGAGCCAGGGTGAACTGCTGGATCTGGCCGGCCGCTGCCTGGGCGCCTACCGTGCGGAAGTGCTGTTTCGCGAGCACGCTGACAAACAGCAATTTTTCTGGCAGCCGGAATTGCCGGCGCCGCTGCACCTGGTGCGCTTCACCGAACGGCTGCTGGCCGGGGCCATGGGGGCGAGTTCCGCGCGCATCCTGCTCGGCACTTTGCTGACAAAACAGGAAGCCGACCGCCACGAAGTGGCGCGCATCATGGATGAAGCGTCCCAACTGATCCAGTTCAACCACCAGTTGCTGCGTACCACCATCGAAACCATTTCCCAGGGCATCTGCGTGGTGGATCGCGATCTTAATATCGTCGCGTGGAACCGTGCCTACGAACGCTTGTTCGATTACCCGGAAGGGCTGATCCGCCTTGGCCGGCCGATTGCCGACGTGTACCGCTACAACGCCCAGCGCGGTTTTTACGGCGAAGGTGACCTGCATGAGCAGGTTGGCCGGCGGGTGACGCTGTTGCGCGAAGGGTCGGCGCACAACTTCGAGCGTGTGCTGCCCAACGGCACGGTGGTGGAGGTGTCGGGTATGCCGATGCCCGGCGGCGGCTTTGTCAGCACCTTCCTCGACATTACCGCGCGCAAGCGCGACGAATGGGTGTTGCGCGAAATCAACGAAAACCTGGAACAGATCGTCGCCGACCGCACGCGGCGTCTGTCGGAAGTGAACGAGCGCCTGCAACACGCGATTGCCGAAGCACAGCGCGCCAACCAAGGCAAGACACTGTTTCTTGCTGCCGCCGGGCACGACCTGATGCAACCCTTGAATGCGGCGCACCTGTTCTGTTCCTCACTGCAACAGCGCATGCAGGCCGACACGCTGGATGATGTCCCGCGCGCGCGGGAAATGGTGGCCAATATCAGCGGCGCGCTGGAAGCCGCCGAAGGGCTGATCAGTGATCTGCTGGACATCAGCCGCCTGGATACCGGCGCCATGCCGGTGGATGAACGACCGCTGCCGCTGAAGCGCCTGCTGGCCAACCTGGCCGGTGAATTCTCGGTGCTGGCGGAATCCCGCAATCTGGTGCTGCACTGGGTGCCGTGCGACGCGCTGGTCTTCACCGATGAAAAACTGCTGCGGCGCGTGTTGCAGAACCTGCTCGCCAATGCGGTGCGCTACACCCGTGAAGGCCGCATCCTGCTCGGCTGCCGGCGCTTGCCGGGTGCGGTGCGCATTGAAGTCTGGGATACCGGCAGTGGTATCGACCCGGCCGAGCAGAAGGAAATCTTCCGCGAATTCCGCCGCCTGCCCAACAGCGAGCAGCACGGCAACGGCCTGGGGCTGGGCCTCGCCATTGCCGAACGCATCTGCAAACTGCTGCGCTTTGAGCTGTCGGTGCGCTCCTGGCCGGGGCAGGGCACGGTGTTCAGCGTCACCATGCCGCTGGCGGATGCCCAGACCGTGCGCCCGGTGGAGACGCCGCCGCCGTCGTTTGCGCCGCGCCGCCTGGACGGCATGCGGCTGCTGTGCGTGGACAACGACAGCACCATCCTGGCCGGCATCGCCGCGCTGCTGGGCGACTGGGGCTGTGATGTGCTGTGCGCCCGCTCACTGGCCGAGGCCGAGGCACTGCTGGCCGACGGCACCGTGCCGGACATGCTGCTGGTGGATTATCAACTCGACGACGAAGACGGTTTCGACGTGGTGACGGCGCTGGATGCACGCTGGGATGATGCCGTGCCGGCGGTGCTGATGACCGCCAACCATGATCCCCGGGTGCGGCAGCGGGCGCAGGACCAGGGGCTTGGATTTCTGCAGAAGCCGGTGGATGCGCAGGCGCTGTATAACGCGCTGACGGGGCTTTGA
- a CDS encoding 3'-5' exonuclease has protein sequence MLKAIRRAVDRHRHGQGAYAHLFERYQGDEVVALDCETTGLDPRSAELVSIAAVPVREERALSGSALDIRLRHPAGLSGDSIRIHRLRPMDLSDGLSVEDALAALLDFIGNRPLLGWCIDFDVAVINRHLRPRFGFELPNATIEVSALYQRYLRRIQPEVTPDLRFEAIAKALSLPELERHSAKGDATTTALMYLRLKKLGAVATPN, from the coding sequence ATGTTGAAAGCGATACGGCGGGCGGTGGATCGCCATCGTCACGGGCAGGGGGCCTACGCGCACCTGTTCGAGCGCTACCAGGGCGACGAAGTGGTTGCCCTGGATTGCGAGACCACCGGCCTGGACCCGCGCAGCGCCGAGCTGGTATCCATCGCAGCGGTGCCGGTGCGGGAGGAACGGGCCCTCAGTGGCAGCGCGCTGGATATTCGGCTGCGCCATCCTGCCGGATTGAGCGGTGACTCGATCCGTATTCACCGGTTGCGGCCGATGGACCTGAGCGATGGATTATCGGTGGAGGATGCCCTGGCCGCGCTGCTGGATTTTATCGGCAACCGGCCGCTGCTGGGCTGGTGCATCGACTTTGACGTGGCGGTGATCAACCGGCACCTGCGGCCGCGCTTCGGTTTTGAGCTGCCGAATGCCACCATCGAGGTGTCGGCGCTGTACCAGCGGTACCTGCGCCGCATCCAGCCGGAAGTGACGCCGGACCTGCGCTTTGAGGCAATTGCAAAGGCATTGTCCTTGCCGGAGCTGGAACGCCATTCGGCAAAAGGTGACGCCACCACTACGGCGCTGATGTATCTTCGCTTGAAGAAACTCGGCGCGGTTGCCACACCGAACTGA
- a CDS encoding putative nucleotidyltransferase substrate binding domain-containing protein → MIRLDLAQLPFSLLDDDALAQLRQGADVAYYDRGEVILDAGDVGQHVFVIEKGAVEELDLSAPSARARIGLYTHGDLFGAISVLNGHSRYRFVADQETLCYLIPGVLFSRLCEASAPFADYFRQRLAEKSRLLTEQREGGVTMAGFMLARVSECMRAPLLLEAGDTIQDAVQALNKQRADSVLVFRDGDLGIITKTDMLNAMVLHGRGVDAALGEVAEYRLVTVAPEEFLFAALVKMTRHEVARVVVLRQGRPVGVVELPDVLSYFSSRSYVVGLEVEKANDLDALALASARLPELVRALMAQGVKLRFAMDLLAALNGRIMSKAFGFVVPAARQAQSCLIVMGSEGRGEQILKTDQDNGLILADDVDWPDREPVLSRFSDTLLTLGYPPCPGHVMVNNPEWVHSVSGWRARIARWAMLRDGTSMMRLAIMLDAHAIAGDLTLLDKVRTALFDQCSRDELLLSQFARSVLKFSTPLTLFGSLKKPQHGIDIKKGGIFPIVHGVRTLALQARIDATSTFVRLERLAASGVLSREMAEDLGEAMSLFAELRLHQQLQRMADGEPGEGNLLVVQKLPSLERDMLRDALHVVSDFRQHLSRRFHLEY, encoded by the coding sequence ATGATCCGTCTGGATCTCGCTCAGCTACCCTTTTCGCTGCTGGACGACGACGCCCTGGCGCAATTGCGTCAGGGCGCGGATGTTGCCTATTACGATCGCGGCGAGGTGATCCTTGATGCCGGTGACGTCGGCCAGCATGTCTTCGTGATTGAAAAAGGCGCGGTGGAAGAGCTGGACCTCAGCGCCCCCAGCGCCAGGGCCCGCATCGGGCTGTATACCCATGGCGATCTGTTCGGCGCCATCAGTGTACTCAACGGGCATAGCCGTTACCGCTTTGTGGCCGACCAGGAAACGCTCTGTTATCTGATCCCCGGCGTGCTGTTCTCCAGGCTGTGCGAGGCCAGCGCGCCGTTCGCCGATTACTTCCGCCAGCGCCTGGCGGAAAAGAGCCGCCTGCTGACAGAGCAGCGGGAGGGTGGCGTGACCATGGCGGGTTTCATGCTCGCACGCGTCTCTGAATGCATGCGCGCACCGCTGCTGCTGGAAGCCGGCGACACCATCCAGGATGCGGTGCAGGCGCTGAACAAACAGCGCGCCGACAGCGTGCTGGTATTTCGCGATGGCGATCTGGGCATCATCACCAAGACCGATATGCTCAACGCCATGGTGTTGCATGGCCGGGGTGTCGATGCAGCGCTGGGTGAGGTGGCCGAATACCGGCTGGTGACAGTGGCGCCCGAGGAATTCCTGTTCGCCGCACTGGTCAAGATGACGCGCCATGAAGTGGCGCGTGTGGTCGTGCTGCGGCAAGGGCGACCGGTGGGCGTGGTCGAACTGCCGGATGTGCTCAGTTATTTCTCCAGCCGCTCGTATGTGGTCGGGCTGGAAGTGGAAAAGGCCAACGACCTTGATGCACTGGCGTTGGCCAGCGCACGGCTGCCAGAGCTGGTCAGGGCATTGATGGCGCAGGGCGTGAAGCTGCGCTTTGCCATGGATCTGCTGGCGGCACTGAATGGCCGCATCATGAGCAAGGCGTTCGGGTTCGTCGTGCCTGCGGCACGCCAGGCGCAGAGTTGCCTGATCGTCATGGGCAGTGAGGGACGCGGCGAGCAGATACTGAAAACCGACCAGGACAACGGGCTGATCCTCGCCGATGACGTCGACTGGCCGGACCGCGAGCCGGTGCTGTCCCGGTTCAGCGATACCCTGCTGACGCTGGGTTACCCCCCGTGTCCGGGCCATGTAATGGTGAACAACCCGGAATGGGTGCACAGTGTATCCGGCTGGCGGGCGCGTATCGCGCGCTGGGCGATGCTGCGCGACGGCACCTCCATGATGAGGCTGGCGATCATGCTGGATGCGCACGCTATCGCCGGCGACCTGACACTGCTGGACAAGGTGCGCACGGCACTGTTCGACCAGTGCAGCCGCGATGAGCTGCTGCTGTCGCAGTTTGCCCGTAGCGTGCTCAAATTTTCCACGCCGCTGACACTGTTCGGCTCACTGAAAAAGCCGCAGCACGGCATTGATATCAAGAAGGGCGGCATTTTCCCGATCGTGCACGGCGTGCGCACGCTGGCGTTGCAGGCACGTATCGATGCGACCTCGACGTTTGTGCGGCTGGAACGGCTGGCCGCCAGTGGCGTCCTCAGCCGGGAAATGGCCGAGGACCTGGGCGAGGCGATGTCGCTGTTTGCCGAACTGCGGCTGCATCAGCAGCTGCAACGCATGGCCGATGGCGAGCCCGGCGAGGGCAACCTGCTGGTGGTGCAGAAGCTGCCGTCCCTGGAGCGTGACATGCTGCGTGATGCGCTGCATGTGGTGAGTGATTTTCGCCAGCATCTCTCGCGCCGGTTTCATCTGGAATACTGA
- a CDS encoding sodium:solute symporter family protein: MDVQLLTYLFVGGSFALYIGIAIWSRAASTKEFYIAGGGVSPLANGAATAADWMSAASFISMAGIIAYSGYDASVYLMGWTGGYVLLAMLLAPYLRKFGKFTVPDFVGDRYYSSTARTVAVICVLFVSFTYVAGQMRGTGIVFARFLEVDVNVGVIIGMAVVFFYAVLGGMKGITYTQVAQYCVLIFAYLVPAVFLSIMMTGHILPQTGFGATLLDSAGNDTGVYLLNKLDQVVTDLGFGTYTDGTKSTIDVFFITAALMCGTAGLPHVIVRFFTVPKVRDARVSAGWALFFIALLYTTAPAVGAFARTNLIDTVNETAYQELPEWFYNWENSGLIAWVDKNDDGLVQMRAGNPFAGAPSYAGANDDPAARGTYGERLLNNAPTENDGEVYIDRDIIVLANPEIGNLPAWVIALVAAGGIAAALSTAAGLLLVISAAISHDLLKKTLMPNISEKQELLAARLSAVVAICIAGYFGVNPPGFVAQVVAFAFGLAAASFFPVIIMGIFYKRMNKEGAISGMVVGLAFTFAYIVYFKFISPELNTAEHWWLGVSPEGIGTLGMILNFAVAFTVSRFTPPPPEHIQHIVEDIRVPRGAGAAVDH; encoded by the coding sequence ATGGATGTGCAACTGCTAACCTATCTCTTCGTTGGCGGGTCATTCGCGCTCTATATCGGTATTGCGATCTGGAGCCGAGCCGCGTCAACCAAGGAATTCTACATTGCCGGTGGTGGTGTATCGCCGCTGGCCAACGGTGCCGCCACCGCCGCTGACTGGATGTCCGCTGCTTCCTTTATCTCCATGGCGGGGATCATCGCCTATTCGGGCTACGACGCGTCGGTGTACCTGATGGGGTGGACCGGTGGTTACGTGCTGCTGGCCATGCTGCTGGCGCCCTACCTGCGCAAGTTCGGCAAATTCACCGTGCCGGATTTTGTCGGCGACCGGTATTACTCGAGCACCGCCCGGACCGTGGCGGTGATCTGCGTGCTGTTCGTGTCGTTCACCTATGTGGCCGGGCAGATGCGTGGCACCGGTATCGTCTTTGCCCGCTTCCTGGAAGTGGACGTGAACGTGGGGGTCATCATCGGTATGGCGGTGGTGTTCTTCTACGCCGTGCTCGGGGGCATGAAGGGGATTACCTACACCCAGGTGGCGCAATACTGCGTGCTGATCTTTGCCTATCTGGTGCCGGCCGTGTTCCTGTCCATCATGATGACGGGCCACATTCTGCCGCAAACCGGGTTCGGGGCCACGCTGCTGGACAGCGCGGGGAATGACACCGGTGTCTACCTGCTGAACAAACTGGACCAGGTCGTCACCGATCTGGGTTTTGGCACCTACACCGATGGCACCAAATCCACCATTGATGTGTTCTTCATCACCGCTGCGCTGATGTGCGGTACGGCGGGTCTGCCGCACGTGATCGTGCGTTTCTTCACGGTGCCGAAAGTGCGTGATGCGCGCGTGTCTGCCGGCTGGGCGCTGTTCTTCATTGCCCTGCTGTACACCACTGCACCGGCGGTTGGCGCCTTTGCCCGCACCAACCTGATCGATACCGTGAACGAAACCGCCTATCAGGAACTGCCGGAATGGTTCTATAACTGGGAAAATTCCGGTCTGATTGCCTGGGTCGACAAGAACGACGATGGCCTGGTGCAGATGCGTGCCGGCAACCCGTTCGCCGGTGCGCCGAGCTATGCGGGTGCCAATGATGACCCGGCGGCGCGTGGCACATACGGAGAGCGCCTGTTGAACAATGCGCCGACCGAAAATGATGGCGAGGTGTATATCGACCGCGACATCATCGTACTGGCCAACCCGGAAATCGGTAACCTGCCTGCCTGGGTCATCGCGCTGGTGGCTGCCGGTGGCATTGCCGCAGCGTTGTCCACCGCAGCGGGTCTGCTGCTGGTGATTTCCGCCGCGATTTCGCATGACCTGCTGAAGAAAACGCTGATGCCGAATATTTCGGAGAAACAGGAATTGCTGGCGGCGCGCTTGTCTGCGGTGGTGGCGATCTGCATTGCCGGTTACTTCGGGGTCAATCCACCCGGCTTTGTGGCGCAGGTGGTGGCGTTCGCCTTTGGTCTGGCGGCGGCAAGTTTCTTCCCGGTCATCATCATGGGCATTTTCTACAAGCGCATGAACAAGGAAGGTGCGATTTCCGGCATGGTGGTGGGTCTGGCCTTCACCTTTGCCTATATCGTCTACTTCAAGTTCATTTCGCCTGAACTGAACACCGCCGAGCACTGGTGGCTGGGCGTGTCGCCGGAAGGTATTGGCACGCTGGGCATGATCCTGAACTTTGCCGTGGCGTTTACGGTATCGCGCTTCACGCCGCCACCGCCGGAGCACATCCAGCACATCGTCGAGGACATCCGTGTTCCGCGTGGTGCCGGTGCAGCCGTGGATCACTGA
- a CDS encoding DUF4212 domain-containing protein has product MKEENARAYWAANVRLILTYIAIWFVVSYGFGILLVDVLNHIEFFGFKLGFWFAQQGSIYAFLVLIVMYAVSMNKLDRKFDVHEE; this is encoded by the coding sequence ATGAAAGAAGAAAATGCCCGTGCCTACTGGGCCGCGAACGTGAGGTTGATCCTCACCTATATCGCCATCTGGTTTGTCGTGTCGTATGGCTTCGGCATTCTGTTGGTGGATGTTCTCAATCACATCGAGTTCTTCGGCTTCAAGCTGGGTTTCTGGTTTGCGCAACAAGGCTCCATCTATGCCTTTCTGGTGCTGATCGTGATGTACGCGGTGTCGATGAACAAACTCGACAGGAAATTCGACGTACACGAGGAGTGA
- a CDS encoding tRNA-dihydrouridine synthase — protein MKLILAPMEGLADFWLRQVLTDIGGYDWCVTEFVRVSGLLLPPKVFYRWCPELKQGARTRAGTPVHVQLLGSDPACMAENAALAASLGAPAIDLNFGCPAKTVNRHRGGAVLLDEPELVHAVVAAVRRAVPVDIPVSAKMRLGNADDARALDNARAVAAAGASWLTVHGRTKAQGYRPPAFWDRIHAVQAAVSLPVIANGEIWTPDDARRCQAESGCQALMLGRGAVSDPYLAHAIRTGRGHGWDDIAPHLDAYVRMLLGTGKPDQEAGRVKQWLNYLRRDYPQAAALLARVRRERDPHAMLTLLAADKAA, from the coding sequence ATGAAACTGATACTTGCCCCCATGGAGGGCCTGGCCGACTTCTGGTTGCGTCAGGTGCTCACGGACATCGGTGGTTACGACTGGTGTGTCACGGAGTTTGTCCGTGTCAGCGGGCTGCTGTTGCCGCCCAAGGTGTTCTATCGCTGGTGTCCGGAACTGAAACAGGGCGCGCGGACCCGCGCCGGCACCCCGGTGCACGTGCAACTGCTTGGCTCCGACCCGGCCTGTATGGCCGAGAACGCAGCGCTGGCGGCGTCGCTGGGGGCGCCGGCCATTGATCTGAATTTTGGCTGCCCGGCCAAAACCGTGAACCGGCACCGGGGCGGGGCGGTGCTGCTGGATGAGCCGGAGCTGGTGCATGCCGTGGTCGCCGCCGTGCGCCGGGCGGTGCCGGTTGATATCCCGGTGTCCGCGAAGATGCGGCTGGGCAATGCGGATGACGCCCGGGCGCTGGACAATGCCCGGGCCGTGGCGGCGGCCGGGGCGAGCTGGCTGACGGTGCATGGCCGTACCAAGGCTCAGGGTTACCGGCCACCCGCATTCTGGGATCGTATTCACGCTGTGCAGGCGGCTGTCAGCCTGCCGGTGATCGCCAACGGCGAGATCTGGACACCGGACGATGCGCGCCGCTGCCAGGCGGAAAGTGGCTGCCAGGCCCTGATGCTGGGGCGCGGTGCCGTCAGTGACCCGTATCTGGCGCATGCCATTCGTACCGGCAGAGGCCATGGCTGGGATGACATCGCGCCGCATCTGGATGCCTACGTACGCATGCTGCTTGGTACTGGCAAACCTGACCAGGAAGCCGGTCGGGTGAAGCAATGGCTCAATTATCTGCGTCGTGATTATCCTCAGGCCGCGGCGCTGCTGGCACGGGTCCGCCGAGAACGCGATCCGCACGCAATGCTGACGCTGCTGGCGGCGGATAAAGCCGCCTGA
- a CDS encoding TRL-like family protein, with protein MAAMIRPPRRDGQREALAASFVTIVLHFVRFSNGSTSIKPNKVVEMKIIKLLAMGTMITTLGGCAAAVSPVGNGFLFTSVAGPVNASDNEHSSKTGESCAANILGIVAGGNASIDAAKQKGNISKVSSVDYRSTTVLGMFSQSCTIVKGE; from the coding sequence ATGGCGGCGATGATAAGGCCGCCCCGACGGGACGGCCAGCGCGAGGCCTTAGCTGCCAGCTTTGTGACAATTGTTTTACACTTCGTGCGCTTCTCGAATGGAAGCACATCCATAAAACCAAACAAGGTCGTTGAAATGAAAATTATTAAACTGCTTGCAATGGGGACAATGATTACCACTCTTGGCGGCTGCGCTGCTGCCGTCAGTCCGGTGGGCAACGGATTTTTGTTCACTTCAGTAGCCGGACCGGTAAACGCTTCAGACAACGAGCACTCATCCAAGACTGGGGAGTCATGCGCCGCCAATATTTTGGGGATAGTCGCTGGGGGTAATGCCTCTATTGATGCAGCCAAGCAAAAGGGCAACATCTCTAAAGTTTCCAGTGTCGACTACCGGAGCACCACAGTACTCGGCATGTTTAGCCAATCCTGCACTATCGTTAAAGGGGAATAG
- a CDS encoding exodeoxyribonuclease VII small subunit produces the protein MAAKQKQARLEDALATLESLVERMESGELSLEESLKAFEDGIRLTRECQQALQQAEQKVRILLDQHQDAEPQPFSDGDDADNA, from the coding sequence ATGGCCGCAAAGCAAAAGCAAGCCCGTCTTGAGGACGCGCTGGCCACTCTGGAGAGTCTGGTCGAGCGCATGGAATCCGGCGAGCTGTCGCTGGAGGAGTCCCTCAAGGCGTTCGAGGATGGCATCCGCCTGACCCGCGAGTGCCAGCAGGCACTGCAACAGGCCGAACAAAAGGTGCGTATCCTGCTGGACCAGCATCAGGACGCCGAACCGCAACCCTTCAGTGATGGCGACGATGCTGACAACGCCTGA
- a CDS encoding polyprenyl synthetase family protein, which produces MLTTPDFTRLEQFMQAHRARLEAQLNLAVPADLGASPRLADAMRYAALGGGKRIRPVLTYAACALCGGTDEQADAPAVAVELIHAYSLVHDDLPAMDDDDLRRGRATCHIAYDEATAILAGDTLQTRAFEVLASGGGHSDTARLAMVRTLAHAAGAGGMAGGQMQDMQAHGQMLTLPALEEIHYLKTGRLITAALVMGALAAGAPAVLRDTLRQYGDLIGLAFQIQDDILDVTAATEQLGKPSGSDERHGKSTFPGLIGLEASRERAAQLCQQAHALLDSVATERDVTLLKDLASYIVARTH; this is translated from the coding sequence ATGCTGACAACGCCTGATTTCACCCGCCTCGAGCAGTTCATGCAGGCGCATCGCGCACGCCTGGAGGCGCAACTGAACCTGGCCGTGCCCGCTGACCTGGGCGCCTCCCCGCGGCTGGCCGACGCCATGCGCTACGCTGCCCTCGGCGGCGGCAAACGGATTCGCCCGGTGCTCACCTACGCCGCCTGCGCCCTGTGCGGCGGCACCGATGAGCAGGCCGACGCGCCGGCGGTGGCCGTGGAACTGATCCACGCCTATTCACTGGTGCATGACGACCTGCCGGCGATGGACGACGATGACCTGCGCCGGGGCCGCGCCACCTGCCATATCGCCTACGATGAAGCCACTGCCATTCTGGCCGGCGATACGCTGCAGACCCGCGCCTTCGAAGTGCTCGCCAGCGGCGGCGGCCACAGCGACACCGCCCGCCTGGCGATGGTGCGCACCCTGGCCCACGCCGCCGGCGCCGGCGGCATGGCTGGCGGCCAGATGCAGGACATGCAGGCGCACGGCCAGATGCTGACACTGCCGGCACTGGAAGAAATCCACTACCTAAAGACCGGCCGGCTGATCACCGCCGCGCTGGTGATGGGCGCGCTGGCCGCAGGTGCCCCGGCGGTACTGCGCGACACATTGCGCCAGTACGGCGACCTGATCGGGCTGGCATTCCAGATTCAGGACGATATCCTTGATGTCACCGCCGCCACCGAGCAACTGGGCAAGCCCAGCGGCTCGGATGAACGTCACGGCAAGAGCACCTTCCCCGGCCTGATCGGCCTGGAAGCCAGCCGTGAACGTGCCGCTCAACTTTGCCAGCAGGCCCATGCGCTGCTGGACAGCGTCGCCACGGAGCGCGACGTGACCCTGCTGAAGGACCTGGCGAGCTATATCGTGGCCCGCACACACTGA